A genomic segment from Halomonas sp. TA22 encodes:
- the recC gene encoding exodeoxyribonuclease V subunit gamma yields MHASSSPLTPGFMVVHGNRLEDLRGVAVEWMKRHPLAPLENETILVQSNGIGQWMKLALAADEADGGSGIAAALDVTLPARFLWQAYRAVLNHVEGDPNAVPATSPFDKSRLLWRLLRLLPALMPRAEFAPLRRFLEGDSDLRKHHQLAERLADLFDQYQVYRADWLEAWGRGENMLIDARGQARPLDDAQRWQPALWRALIDDVGDDGVASSRAMVHRRFLEATRSLDCDNRPPGLPRRVMVFGISSLPQQALEALAAVARCSQVVLCVHNPCQHYWADIIEHKDLLRAERYRQRRKQGMPARLDVLGDGDGDGESALHLHAQPLLAAWGKQGRDYLRLLDEHDDAQQYEALFKADSLRIDLFEPFVREGDGYLLQQLQDDIRELRPLHETRDTWPAVNPSHDDSIVFHAAHSPQREVEILHDQLLAAFSADPSLRPRDVIVMVPDIDHYAPHVQAVFGQYQRGQLDRDDPRYIPFTLSDQGSRHRLPLLIALETLLRLPELRLSVSDLLDLIDVPALRGRFGIGENDVPTLRRWIEGAGIRWGLDASQRGSLDLPQGMEQNTWAFGLRRLLLGYAVGEASSGPWQGIEPFDDIGGLEAALAGPLAALLETLERQWRTLREPTDVAGWVQHLRALLEASFLADAPEDSLMLAQLEQTLQAWQESAEEAGLTRTLPLSVVREHWLGQIDEASLSQRFMAGAVNFATLMPMRAIPFKRVCLLGMNDGDYPRSQPPMDFDLMNGDYRPGDRSRREDDRYLFLEALLSAREQLYVSWVGSSIVDNSEKPPSVLVGQLRDHLKAGWNTTDGSDLLAQLTTEHPLQPFSRTYFPTAAQQAERDVAARRLFTYAHEWHEVHGEAARDETPLDLGEYKQDTPLTLIQLGSFLRDPAKAFFTTRLKVFLEREDIVSLDHEPFALDGLANWQLQDLLIREQRRAVDEGCERMPALFSALDRLQGQGVLAMGAFGERMRAQLTEPMEALFEAYEEALETWPHAIEEPEPVQLSVPGAPPLEDWLDELRRDADGNRCRLVLTSSSLVKKGKYRWSHILRHWVAHLAGHLEGQTMTTRLLSKAGHVTLPPLDPELARSHLREIVQTWQAGMQAPLPLACDTAFVWLSKLGTPESERDNDAWRAAASAYNGDDYNAGEAGRNAYLAHCWASFTALYETRQDALGFAELTDQLLAPVHLAVKGEKKEAGKK; encoded by the coding sequence ATGCATGCCAGCTCCTCCCCGCTCACCCCCGGCTTCATGGTCGTTCACGGCAACCGCCTGGAGGACCTGCGCGGCGTGGCGGTGGAGTGGATGAAGCGCCATCCGCTGGCGCCGCTGGAGAACGAGACGATCCTGGTGCAGAGCAACGGCATCGGTCAGTGGATGAAACTGGCGCTGGCCGCCGACGAGGCCGACGGTGGCAGCGGCATCGCCGCCGCGCTGGACGTCACCCTGCCGGCGCGCTTCCTGTGGCAAGCCTACCGCGCGGTACTCAACCACGTGGAAGGTGACCCCAACGCGGTGCCGGCCACTTCGCCCTTCGACAAGTCACGCCTGCTTTGGCGGCTGCTGCGTCTGCTGCCGGCGCTGATGCCGCGCGCCGAATTCGCCCCGCTGCGCCGCTTCCTCGAAGGCGACAGCGACCTGCGCAAGCACCACCAGCTCGCCGAACGCCTGGCCGACCTGTTTGACCAGTATCAGGTCTACCGCGCCGACTGGCTCGAGGCCTGGGGCCGCGGCGAGAACATGCTGATCGACGCCCGCGGCCAGGCCCGTCCGCTGGACGACGCCCAGCGCTGGCAACCCGCCCTCTGGCGCGCGCTCATCGATGACGTGGGCGACGACGGCGTGGCCTCCAGCCGCGCCATGGTGCACCGGCGCTTTCTCGAAGCGACACGCTCCCTCGACTGCGACAACCGCCCCCCCGGCCTGCCGCGGCGAGTGATGGTGTTCGGCATCTCGTCGCTGCCGCAGCAGGCGTTGGAAGCGCTGGCCGCCGTGGCCCGCTGCAGCCAGGTGGTGCTGTGCGTGCACAACCCCTGCCAGCACTACTGGGCCGACATCATCGAGCACAAGGACCTGCTGCGGGCCGAGCGCTACCGCCAACGGCGCAAGCAAGGCATGCCGGCACGACTCGACGTGCTCGGCGATGGCGACGGCGACGGCGAGAGCGCCTTGCACCTGCACGCCCAGCCGCTGCTCGCCGCCTGGGGCAAGCAGGGCCGCGACTACCTGCGACTACTCGACGAACACGACGACGCCCAGCAGTACGAGGCATTGTTCAAGGCCGACTCGCTACGTATCGACCTGTTCGAACCCTTCGTGCGCGAGGGCGATGGCTACCTGCTGCAGCAGCTGCAGGACGACATCCGCGAGCTGCGCCCGCTGCACGAGACCCGCGACACCTGGCCGGCAGTGAACCCCAGTCATGACGACTCCATCGTCTTCCACGCCGCCCACAGCCCCCAGCGCGAAGTGGAGATCCTTCACGACCAGCTGCTCGCTGCCTTTAGCGCCGACCCCAGCCTCAGGCCCCGCGACGTGATCGTGATGGTGCCGGACATCGACCACTACGCGCCCCACGTGCAAGCGGTCTTTGGTCAATATCAAAGGGGGCAACTCGACCGCGACGACCCGCGCTACATCCCCTTTACGCTCTCCGACCAGGGCAGCCGCCACCGCCTGCCGCTGCTGATCGCCCTGGAAACCCTGCTGCGCCTGCCGGAGCTGCGCCTCTCGGTGAGCGACCTGCTCGACCTGATCGACGTGCCCGCCCTGCGCGGCCGCTTCGGCATCGGCGAGAATGACGTACCCACCCTGCGCCGCTGGATCGAGGGCGCCGGCATCCGCTGGGGGCTCGACGCCAGCCAGCGCGGTAGCCTCGACCTGCCACAGGGCATGGAGCAGAACACCTGGGCCTTCGGCCTGCGCCGGCTGCTGCTGGGCTACGCCGTGGGCGAGGCCTCAAGCGGCCCGTGGCAGGGCATCGAACCCTTCGACGACATCGGCGGGCTGGAGGCGGCACTGGCCGGGCCCCTGGCCGCCCTGCTGGAAACCCTGGAGCGGCAATGGCGCACCCTGCGCGAGCCCACCGACGTGGCCGGCTGGGTGCAGCACCTGCGCGCCCTGCTGGAAGCGAGCTTTCTCGCCGACGCCCCCGAGGACAGCCTGATGCTGGCCCAGCTCGAACAGACGCTGCAGGCGTGGCAGGAGAGCGCCGAGGAGGCCGGGCTGACCCGTACGCTTCCGCTCTCCGTGGTGCGCGAGCACTGGCTTGGCCAGATCGACGAGGCCAGCCTCTCCCAGCGTTTCATGGCCGGCGCGGTGAACTTCGCCACGCTGATGCCGATGCGCGCCATCCCCTTCAAGCGCGTCTGCCTGCTGGGCATGAATGACGGCGACTACCCGCGCAGCCAGCCGCCGATGGACTTCGACCTGATGAACGGCGACTACCGCCCCGGCGACCGCTCGCGCCGAGAGGACGATCGCTACCTGTTCCTGGAAGCGCTGCTCTCCGCCCGCGAGCAGCTCTACGTGAGCTGGGTGGGAAGCAGCATCGTCGACAACAGCGAAAAACCGCCCTCGGTGCTGGTCGGTCAGCTGCGCGATCATCTCAAGGCCGGCTGGAACACGACAGACGGCAGTGATTTGCTCGCGCAGCTGACCACCGAACACCCACTGCAGCCGTTCAGCCGCACCTACTTCCCTACCGCCGCACAGCAGGCCGAGCGCGACGTGGCGGCCCGGCGACTGTTCACCTACGCCCACGAGTGGCACGAAGTGCATGGCGAGGCGGCCAGGGATGAAACGCCCCTCGATCTCGGGGAGTACAAACAGGACACACCACTGACGCTTATCCAGCTCGGGAGCTTCTTGAGAGACCCGGCCAAGGCCTTCTTCACCACCCGTCTCAAGGTGTTTCTCGAGCGCGAAGACATCGTCAGCCTCGACCACGAGCCCTTCGCCCTGGACGGCCTCGCCAACTGGCAGCTACAGGACCTGCTGATCCGCGAGCAGCGCCGCGCTGTGGACGAAGGCTGTGAGCGCATGCCCGCCCTGTTCAGCGCCCTCGACCGCCTGCAAGGCCAAGGCGTGCTGGCCATGGGCGCCTTCGGCGAGCGCATGCGCGCACAGCTCACCGAACCGATGGAAGCGCTGTTCGAGGCCTACGAGGAAGCGCTGGAAACGTGGCCCCACGCCATCGAGGAGCCCGAGCCGGTGCAGCTCAGCGTGCCCGGCGCCCCGCCCCTCGAGGATTGGCTCGACGAGCTGCGCCGCGACGCAGACGGCAACCGCTGCCGCCTGGTGCTCACCAGCAGCAGCCTGGTAAAGAAAGGGAAGTACCGCTGGTCGCACATTCTGCGCCACTGGGTCGCGCACCTGGCCGGTCATCTGGAAGGCCAAACCATGACCACCCGGCTGCTCTCCAAGGCGGGCCACGTCACCCTGCCGCCCCTCGACCCGGAACTCGCCCGTAGCCACCTGCGCGAGATCGTGCAGACCTGGCAAGCCGGCATGCAGGCGCCGCTGCCTCTGGCCTGCGACACCGCCTTCGTGTGGCTGAGCAAATTGGGAACGCCGGAGAGCGAACGCGACAACGACGCTTGGCGCGCCGCCGCCAGCGCATACAACGGCGACGACTACAACGCCGGCGAGGCGGGGCGCAACGCCTACCTCGCCCACTGCTGGGCGAGTTTCACAGCGCTCTATGAGACCCGTCAGGACGCCCTCGGCTTCGCCGA